In Fundidesulfovibrio putealis DSM 16056, the following proteins share a genomic window:
- a CDS encoding plasmid mobilization protein: MPTKKLALWCYVNTEEHALISASAERSGLSRSTYIKRVCLGQPTPSLEKQHARRDLLKINADLGRLGGLFKMCLSEKDTPTQTLHSEVRRVLKEVEARQRDLKAAIARI, encoded by the coding sequence ATGCCGACCAAGAAGCTAGCGCTCTGGTGCTACGTCAACACGGAGGAGCACGCCCTGATCTCCGCCAGCGCCGAGCGGTCTGGCCTGTCCCGGTCCACCTACATCAAGCGTGTTTGCCTCGGGCAGCCGACGCCAAGCCTGGAGAAGCAACACGCCAGGCGCGACTTGCTCAAAATCAATGCCGACCTTGGAAGGCTTGGTGGCCTCTTCAAGATGTGCCTTTCGGAGAAAGATACCCCGACCCAGACGTTGCATTCGGAGGTGCGGCGAGTGCTCAAGGAAGTTGAAGCCCGGCAACGAGACCTGAAGGCTGCCATCGCTCGTATTTAA
- the traI gene encoding TraI/MobA(P) family conjugative relaxase codes for MISRRVLQEPENDDYRRLARYIAAADHSGEKSLMRWCAGCLAGDDYALGIQEAVDTQAMNKRTTKEKTYHLIVSFRPEDEARLTPEMFMAIEEEFAKTLGFSEHQRHCGVHKNTNNLHMHVAYNMIHPERLTRHEPYRDFIKRDSVCRDLEQRFGLAIDNGRGVEKKAPQMNDIAATVEAHTGQQSFEGYAKERRERLLEALAQATDWEQVHAAFAGCGMEIKPHGNGLVIKDRNGDLAIKASRLDRSLSLSKLTKRFGTYTRSGLTKEHYPEGERFTARPLHLGPERGDLYREYQQGIEPRKMALEGLANRQVKELETLRATWNLERDKINRQFFGRNRYDLLKIARLKEMEQRLQLQKRIRVEQEKARKDAPYASWTDFLRWKATQGNETALAILRSKGDLVEPEAAPGALGIDRRQVVREKWIGTQLDLVAKTDVSRRARRGLLAVAKAHELAELERAAPRAKRLFTGFTSSVDASGTVFIHLANGGMIRDMGKEVAFTAHDEATQEAALQFARSKWGKAIRLEGNVVRLQPRDKRIEFSLER; via the coding sequence ATGATCAGCCGACGTGTCCTCCAGGAACCGGAGAATGACGACTACCGGCGCTTGGCCCGCTACATCGCGGCAGCCGACCACTCAGGCGAGAAGTCCCTGATGCGTTGGTGCGCCGGATGCCTGGCCGGAGACGATTACGCCCTGGGCATTCAGGAAGCAGTGGATACCCAGGCCATGAACAAAAGGACCACCAAGGAGAAGACGTATCACCTCATCGTGAGCTTCCGACCGGAGGACGAGGCCCGGCTGACGCCGGAGATGTTCATGGCCATTGAGGAAGAATTCGCCAAGACCCTTGGATTTTCCGAGCACCAGCGCCATTGCGGCGTTCACAAGAATACGAACAACCTCCACATGCACGTGGCCTACAACATGATTCACCCGGAGCGACTGACCCGGCATGAGCCATACCGAGACTTCATCAAGCGCGACTCGGTCTGCCGGGACTTGGAGCAGCGGTTCGGCCTAGCCATCGACAATGGGCGCGGAGTCGAGAAGAAGGCTCCGCAGATGAATGATATTGCGGCCACCGTGGAGGCCCATACCGGCCAGCAATCATTTGAGGGATATGCCAAGGAGCGGAGGGAACGTCTCCTCGAGGCACTGGCTCAGGCAACCGATTGGGAGCAGGTCCACGCCGCCTTCGCTGGATGCGGAATGGAGATCAAGCCACATGGCAACGGGCTAGTCATCAAGGACCGCAACGGAGACCTCGCCATCAAGGCCAGTCGCTTGGACCGGTCGCTGTCCTTGTCCAAACTGACGAAGCGCTTCGGGACATATACCCGGTCGGGTCTGACCAAAGAGCACTATCCCGAAGGGGAACGATTCACGGCCAGGCCCTTGCATCTGGGGCCAGAGCGTGGTGATTTGTATCGGGAGTACCAGCAAGGCATCGAGCCCCGGAAGATGGCTTTGGAGGGTCTGGCCAACCGCCAGGTTAAAGAACTGGAAACCCTGAGGGCAACCTGGAATTTGGAGCGGGATAAGATCAACCGGCAGTTTTTCGGACGGAATCGGTATGACCTCCTCAAGATCGCGCGTTTAAAGGAGATGGAGCAACGGCTCCAGCTTCAGAAGAGGATCAGAGTCGAGCAGGAAAAGGCAAGGAAGGATGCACCCTATGCCTCCTGGACGGATTTCCTACGCTGGAAGGCCACCCAAGGGAACGAAACAGCCCTGGCCATCCTGCGCTCCAAAGGGGACTTGGTTGAGCCTGAGGCCGCTCCAGGGGCCTTAGGCATAGACCGGAGGCAGGTGGTGCGCGAGAAGTGGATCGGAACGCAGCTTGACTTGGTTGCCAAGACAGACGTGAGCCGTCGAGCCCGTCGTGGTCTTCTTGCCGTGGCCAAGGCCCACGAACTGGCGGAACTGGAGCGCGCGGCTCCACGAGCCAAGAGGCTCTTCACGGGGTTCACCAGTTCGGTCGACGCCAGTGGGACGGTGTTCATCCACTTGGCCAACGGCGGAATGATCCGGGACATGGGCAAGGAGGTGGCGTTCACTGCTCATGACGAGGCGACCCAGGAGGCAGCTCTACAATTTGCCAGATCGAAGTGGGGCAAGGCCATCAGGCTGGAGGGCAATGTAGTTCGGTTGCAGCCAAGGGATAAGCGGATAGAGTTTAGCCTAGAGCGATAA
- a CDS encoding flagellar basal body-associated FliL family protein, whose product MAKGNDAGDLDVPKKKGKLLVIIILIMSIAVLGGGGYFAYMKFFKAPNSNPIEEGQTPSEVESGGSLKAEGKSAPAKEEKKDDKKSGNKKDDKVAPVTSINNIVTNLADPGGRRYIRMSVEFEFKDDSVAHEFSDKYQMRVKDAILTLLWSKSSDTLSVVEGMSTLKEDIKSRVNQIMGPGAVKQVFILDRVIQ is encoded by the coding sequence ATGGCAAAAGGCAATGACGCAGGCGATTTGGACGTTCCCAAGAAAAAAGGCAAGCTGTTGGTCATTATTATATTGATCATGTCCATTGCCGTATTGGGGGGTGGGGGATATTTTGCTTATATGAAGTTCTTCAAAGCACCTAATTCAAATCCTATCGAGGAAGGACAAACTCCTTCGGAAGTTGAATCGGGTGGCTCTTTGAAAGCAGAGGGTAAGTCTGCACCAGCGAAGGAAGAAAAAAAGGATGACAAAAAGAGTGGGAATAAGAAGGATGATAAGGTAGCACCTGTTACCTCGATTAATAATATTGTGACGAACTTGGCTGACCCTGGCGGCAGGCGTTATATACGCATGTCTGTTGAGTTTGAATTCAAGGATGATAGCGTTGCACACGAGTTTTCAGATAAGTATCAAATGCGTGTTAAGGATGCTATACTGACATTGCTGTGGTCGAAGAGCAGTGATACGCTTTCCGTGGTTGAGGGGATGTCTACGCTAAAGGAAGATATCAAGAGCAGGGTGAACCAAATCATGGGTCCTGGAGCTGTGAAGCAAGTTTTCATACTGGACAGGGTGATTCAGTAG
- a CDS encoding M23 family metallopeptidase, translated as MASQGPTRLIIQRCLKRIVLHAGLFAMVAGVVALEVTPSKADTGIAKNGERLLKTPAPKRKVGASSGFGVRRDPINKRQDFHKGIDISRPAGTKVLAWSGGTVVKAGWLGDYGHTVDILHPNGVKTRYAHLRAVHVREGEQTRPGQVLGQVGRTGRTTGANLHFEVMVEGKLADPRKHLVDTTQIVGS; from the coding sequence ATGGCGAGTCAAGGCCCAACCCGCCTGATTATTCAGCGCTGCCTCAAGAGGATTGTTCTGCACGCAGGTTTGTTCGCGATGGTTGCTGGCGTGGTGGCTCTTGAGGTCACCCCCAGCAAAGCAGACACTGGGATCGCAAAGAATGGAGAGAGGCTTCTCAAAACTCCAGCACCCAAACGCAAAGTCGGAGCCTCCTCGGGATTCGGTGTTCGGCGCGACCCGATCAACAAACGACAGGATTTCCATAAAGGCATCGACATATCACGCCCGGCGGGTACAAAAGTTCTTGCCTGGTCGGGCGGGACAGTAGTGAAAGCGGGCTGGCTGGGAGATTACGGTCATACTGTGGACATTCTCCACCCCAATGGAGTGAAGACCCGCTACGCGCATCTCCGGGCTGTACACGTTCGCGAAGGAGAGCAGACTCGCCCTGGCCAGGTTCTCGGTCAAGTCGGACGGACTGGACGCACCACTGGAGCAAACCTCCATTTTGAAGTCATGGTGGAAGGCAAGCTAGCCGATCCTCGCAAGCACTTGGTTGACACAACACAGATTGTAGGCAGCTAA
- a CDS encoding heavy metal translocating P-type ATPase produces MDCSEEVSILIRVLTPIVGQESRLTFDLLQRKLKVDVSGLLVSADQITQAINETGMKAEPFVEALPSCACCGGTCSTKGSLWERRGREILCTVSGLLWASGLAMMMAEHGSFLAAFKESASAPVAAKFLWILAAFGGVWHVLPKAAHSLRSLRPDMNLLMVLAVSGAMTIGEYSEGASVAFLFALANQLEAWSVGRARNAIHALMSLAPDKALVFTPTSPAPVDTPVEAVPTGTLILVRPGDRVPLDGVVRSGASAVDQSPITGESMPVAKTAGDVVFAGTINAEGALEVETTKPASESTLARIMRMVEDAQSRRAKAVQWVEKFAAVYTPVMVGVSFLFAVIPPLLFGGAWDEWFYEALVILVISCPCALVISTPVSIVAALASAARNGVLVKGGAFLEVPAALNAIALDKTGTLTHGRPAVTAVTPLNGTSEKELLGIASALESRSSHPVAQAIMRHASSMGATPAQVEDAQARPGLGAQGRIQDAMYFIGNRRFLDETDNAPQTTELEKALDRHELSAGTVVLVWTAGKVLGCLTVEDKVRPQSRDALTELKSLGVDTIVMLTGDNSKTAEKIASETGVTQYRSDLMPEDKTRVVAELVASGKRVGMVGDGVNDAPALAASHLGIAMGSIGTDVAIETADVALMSDDLSKLPWLIRHSRRTMGVIKANIWFALGIKAVFLVLAVFQIATLWTAILADLGTSLLVIFNGLQLLRIKR; encoded by the coding sequence ATGGACTGTTCCGAAGAGGTCTCTATCCTCATCCGGGTTCTTACCCCAATTGTTGGACAAGAATCCCGCCTGACTTTCGACCTGCTTCAGCGCAAACTTAAGGTGGACGTCTCGGGTCTCCTGGTCAGCGCGGACCAGATAACCCAGGCCATCAATGAGACAGGGATGAAGGCCGAGCCTTTTGTGGAGGCCCTGCCGTCCTGTGCCTGCTGCGGGGGAACATGCTCTACGAAGGGGAGCCTCTGGGAGCGCAGGGGGCGTGAAATCCTCTGCACCGTCAGTGGACTGCTCTGGGCTTCGGGGTTGGCCATGATGATGGCCGAGCACGGTTCATTCCTTGCCGCGTTCAAGGAGAGCGCGTCCGCGCCCGTTGCCGCCAAGTTCCTTTGGATTCTGGCGGCGTTTGGCGGGGTATGGCATGTGCTTCCAAAAGCCGCCCACTCCCTTCGCTCGCTACGCCCCGACATGAACCTGCTCATGGTTCTGGCAGTGAGCGGAGCCATGACCATCGGCGAATACTCCGAGGGGGCCTCCGTTGCCTTCCTGTTCGCCCTGGCCAACCAACTGGAAGCCTGGAGCGTGGGCCGCGCCAGGAATGCTATCCACGCCCTCATGAGCCTGGCCCCGGACAAGGCTCTTGTATTTACACCGACGTCTCCCGCTCCGGTGGACACGCCGGTGGAGGCCGTCCCCACCGGCACGCTCATCCTGGTCCGGCCCGGCGACCGCGTCCCCCTGGACGGCGTGGTACGCTCCGGCGCATCCGCCGTGGACCAGTCCCCCATCACAGGCGAATCCATGCCCGTGGCCAAGACAGCCGGGGACGTGGTCTTCGCGGGCACCATCAATGCCGAAGGTGCCTTGGAAGTGGAAACCACCAAGCCTGCATCCGAATCCACGCTAGCAAGAATCATGCGCATGGTGGAGGATGCCCAGTCCCGCCGGGCCAAAGCCGTGCAGTGGGTTGAGAAATTCGCTGCCGTGTACACGCCGGTGATGGTGGGCGTTTCCTTCCTGTTCGCGGTGATCCCGCCGCTTTTGTTTGGCGGAGCTTGGGATGAATGGTTTTACGAAGCGTTGGTCATCCTGGTGATCTCCTGCCCATGCGCCCTGGTTATCTCCACCCCGGTGAGTATCGTTGCCGCCTTGGCTTCGGCAGCCAGAAACGGCGTCCTGGTCAAGGGCGGAGCCTTTCTGGAGGTCCCCGCCGCGCTGAACGCCATAGCCCTGGACAAGACAGGCACACTCACCCACGGCAGGCCCGCCGTGACCGCCGTGACTCCTCTGAATGGCACGTCCGAGAAAGAACTCCTGGGCATCGCATCTGCCCTGGAATCTCGCAGCAGTCACCCCGTGGCACAGGCCATCATGCGCCATGCATCTTCCATGGGAGCCACCCCGGCACAGGTGGAAGATGCGCAGGCCAGACCCGGCCTTGGAGCACAGGGACGCATCCAGGACGCCATGTACTTCATTGGCAATCGCCGTTTTCTGGATGAGACGGACAACGCCCCGCAGACAACCGAGTTGGAGAAGGCCCTCGACCGCCACGAACTGTCCGCCGGAACGGTTGTGCTGGTCTGGACCGCAGGAAAGGTGCTGGGCTGCCTCACGGTAGAGGACAAGGTCCGGCCCCAATCCAGGGATGCCCTGACTGAACTCAAATCCCTGGGTGTGGACACCATCGTCATGCTCACAGGCGACAACTCCAAAACGGCCGAAAAGATCGCTTCCGAGACGGGGGTAACCCAGTACCGCTCCGACCTCATGCCGGAGGACAAAACCCGCGTGGTGGCTGAATTGGTGGCGTCCGGCAAACGGGTGGGCATGGTCGGTGACGGCGTCAATGACGCTCCGGCCTTAGCCGCATCCCACTTGGGCATCGCCATGGGGTCCATCGGCACGGACGTGGCCATCGAAACCGCCGACGTGGCCCTCATGTCCGACGATCTCTCCAAGCTGCCCTGGCTCATCCGGCACTCGCGCCGCACGATGGGAGTCATCAAGGCCAACATCTGGTTCGCCCTTGGCATTAAGGCCGTGTTTCTCGTGCTGGCTGTGTTTCAGATAGCCACGCTCTGGACCGCGATCCTTGCGGACCTCGGCACGTCATTGCTGGTCATTTTCAACGGCTTGCAATTGTTGCGCATCAAGCGTTAG
- the cadR gene encoding Cd(II)/Pb(II)-responsive transcriptional regulator: protein MKIGDLAKRAGCTVETIRYYEREGLLPKPERGANNYRLYDSSHLRALCFIRNCRAFEMTLEEIKILMNLKLDPGKDCSEVNRILEEHIDHVTSRISMLEGLKDQLTSLRNLCHRIKPRKECAILLELDGPLGNDSATRNDAATHVHGTHCSHTTGTT from the coding sequence ATGAAGATTGGAGACCTTGCCAAGCGCGCGGGTTGCACGGTGGAAACCATCCGCTACTACGAACGGGAGGGGCTGCTTCCCAAGCCTGAACGCGGTGCAAACAATTATCGGCTGTATGATTCTTCCCATTTAAGAGCCTTGTGTTTTATAAGAAATTGTCGAGCATTTGAAATGACTCTTGAAGAGATAAAAATACTGATGAACCTTAAACTTGACCCTGGCAAAGATTGCAGCGAAGTGAATAGGATTCTCGAAGAACACATCGACCATGTCACAAGTAGGATTAGTATGTTGGAAGGTCTCAAAGATCAGCTCACATCGCTTCGTAATTTGTGTCATAGGATTAAACCTAGAAAGGAATGTGCGATACTTCTTGAGTTGGATGGACCTCTTGGGAATGACTCAGCAACTCGCAACGATGCCGCAACGCATGTGCACGGCACCCATTGTTCCCATACAACGGGAACAACGTAA